The following are encoded in a window of Vigna unguiculata cultivar IT97K-499-35 chromosome 8, ASM411807v1, whole genome shotgun sequence genomic DNA:
- the LOC114195007 gene encoding uncharacterized protein LOC114195007 has translation MAGGRGRRIGANNSTDEIAHAIHRLVDAMQPQQVVLPQPTPRPVSMDDFMRHKPAKFDGKATPDDADAWIRECEKIFRVLGCSDERKLAYATFLLVSDAEYWWVGMQQHMGTREEEVNWENFKRRFLEKYFPDSARHEREAEFLTL, from the coding sequence ATGGCTGGTGGAAGAGGTAGAAGAATTGGTGCCAATAACTCAACTGATGAAATTGCCCATGCTATTCACCGATTGGTTGACGCTATGCAGCCGCAACAGGTGGTGCTACCACAGCCTACACCGCGACCTGTCAGCATGGACGATTTTATGAGGCACAAACCAGCCAAATTCGATGGCAAGGCTACCCCTGATGACGCAGATGCGTGGATCAGGGAGTGCGAGAAGATATTCCGTGTACTAGGCTGCTCAGATGAACGAAAATTGGCCTATGCCACCTTTCTCTTGGTGAGTGATGCAGAATACTGGTGGGTTGGCATGCAGCAACATATGGGAACTAGGGAGGAGGAAGTGAACTGGGAGAATTTCAAAAGGAGATTTCTGGAAAAGTATTTTCCAGATAGTGCTAGACATGAGAGGGAGGCTGAGTTCTTGACCTTATAG